ggttgaagattttatctagacaagggaaacagctactctaggataggggggatttgagGAGTTttctctagtatagggtagcaaaattcagctgaactagctgtggtataggttaagggttccagggtcccagcagcacatccccacccagaaattcctaaagtatcCCCCTCCCCGggcatatacttcaactagttaTATCCCTACCCatttatatacctgaagcctaaaaaaggtaCTCTTTCAGGCAAGACCTCCCTGTATagaccattatagggagtatccCCCGAAGCCTAAGGCAGCCTTTCACATCTTTGACTTGAGACAAGTGTATATTGTACAGGATAGTAAGTTATTCcttctccttcctttttttccctaTAGTTCGTTTCTTCACACCCAATACCTAATGCatgtcaataaataaataatttcatgACTGTACTCTTTACTAAGACTAAAGATAATCCTTATGAAGCATCCTTGTTGGAGATCAAGGGTCCTGGTGGCTGTGGTTTGCTTGTCCAGATACTTACAAGCAACAAAGTTAAAACAAAGAATGAAATGAATACTATTCTTCGCAAGAATGGGTAAGTGTCTTTAGAACTTCTACACAACCAGGGGTTGTCAGGAGTGGAGCCAGGAATGTTTTATTGGAAAGGTCCAAACTTGTTTAAGGCCTATATAAAATCATTTCTACCCTTTCTGGCATGCATTTACTCATTATTTTCTAGTAAAGGTGTGACCCTTGGGCTACCAAATTCAGTTTCAATGTTTCTGGTCAGATGGGTTCTTTAGGGTGGTCCAGACCTGCTGACCATCTCCTGGATCCACCATAAGGAGTGCAGACTTTCCCTGTGTGGTGTGAGCAGATGATAATAATATGAAATAATAGGCCAAAACCCTCAAACAATTTGCACGTAACAAAAATCGGTGGACTATATTAACCCTTTCAACCTTAGTATCCCCATCTAAATTCTCCTGCAGATTGATCTCTATACAGAATTAGTTAGGGAAATTCCTTTAAAGAACAAAGTGTTTCCCTTTAGGTGACCATTTTTGTTATTCGCATAACCTCTGTCTCTTGTTTTTGTATAATTTGATATTGTGGAacaaaaattgatgttggtcacacTTGGTACTTTAGGGTTAATATATGGGGGTATTGATCAGTAAGATTAAAAAACATTCAAGTTAGACAATCATGATACACCTCAGTTTTGGAAGTAATAAGAAAATAACCGGTAATTTATGGAGGACAAATTGAAAACTGGAGACTGAAGACTAGAGACGAACTAGAGGGGTGAGAACAGATGTCAGAATGTGAAAGGACGCAGCTCTGCTGTCACATCAGGCTTTAACAAACTCATGCTACCCGCTCAGACCTAGCCTGCTAGGATAGCACAGGTCAGATAAACCAGACTCCTGGGATTACATCTtcttattacattattttatatcTGTTTTAGAGGCATTTTTAAGGATGGTGGATCAGTCACTTTTCAGTATGATTACAAAGGTAatgataatttataatttaaatgttttaaatatTTCATGGGCGTGTATAATATGTCTTGGTTTAACTgcatccttggtttaaattttattttcttttgtttcaaagtcgTTAACATACagtaccatacccaaaaacaaagaaaataacatttacCGAAGGATGAAATTTAACCACAACATATTTATGTCAACAGGGAagtgatatatttttaattttcgcTTTATTTTATGAGCTCCATAGATAAAAATTCTAACATTTGGCACTAAGTTTTAGGATTATAAAATTTGTTACTGATGACAATTAGGAGGACtgatatcttttttttaaagtttgttgacatcACAAGCaaacaagcaatttattttttagaaaaattaagGTTTCAAGTTACTGCTCGTAGtgattcattttctttttaaatttgaacAGGAGTTATAAGTGTTGAAGACTTTCTTTATACAGAGGATAAACAGAACTTGTCAGAGTATCCAGATGATGACTCTGTTGAAAAAGTGAGTTATTGAACCATAATAAGGGGATCAAGTTTCTTTATTTGATTACCCGGACAAGCATTCTAGTAGCATTTTAATGGGGAGCTTAATCAACCATAACGAggaagacaacaactgtgtcaAAAACTCTTATAAATTATTTGTTGTATGAGCAAAACAGCTCTGCACATGCAGCACgttttttagtacatttcttagATGTCCACTCCATGACTATGATGTGAAACCTCCTAATGcaacattttatggaggacatgAGCATGTAATGATGAATTTTCCTTCCCCTTTTTGAACCAGTATAAaatcttaagaattcaactccagtgGGTCCATTGTTGTTGCTTAAGTGTCCTAATGATATCATAGTGAAAATGGTCTATTATTACCgacatttatttttaaaagttaagGCTGTGATGTTTCCACGACAACCATATTAACTTTAATTGAAGTAGGTAGATGTTATAGTCTCGATTAATATTCAgtgtaactgttttttttactaGAGATGAAACCTTTATGCAGTTTTAGTTACTGGTAAATGGTCTTTTCTCTGCAGGCTGAAGAGGTAGCTATAGAAAGTGGGGCAGAGAATCTGTTCTTCTGTGAGTCAGAAAATGATACAAAGATTATAAAGgtataattttgaaataatttatatgCACAAACTTGGCCCCATGTTTAATTTAGCAGGTTGGAGTGGAGTTTATAATAGTCTCAAATGATGTTCTATTTCATTTCATTGATAGTTTAAGTTAATAATGATATGCTAATCATAGGTTATTAATCACTATTTTGATATTGTATTTACTTCAAAGACTATACACACACAGACCAGAAATGTGGCTGAAAAAGATGCCACAGAGAAAAAGATTTTCCCCAAGTATAAACAACACTGAACAGTATCCACCTAATTGCCTAGAGTTCCTGGACCCTAGGGTTAAAAGGATTGCTCATTATACCGACATACCCCCTTACAGCACTCCCTGTCGATTCTTGGGTGCTATTGTTCTGTCTATTGTAGTCTTCTGCGAAAAGTTGGGCTTACAAAACTTCTGAAAAGATTTAAACCTTAAGTagaaagcaaaaattaatgtaagACTGCAACAGAAGCATTCTTGAATGAAATGCTaaatttgtctttgtttttttttatttattacatttcAGTTCATATGTGCTATTGAGGATACGAAGAAAGTACATGACGACTTATCAGAAAAGTTTCCAAAGAAGATTCTTTCTTCTGAACTTGAGTATATTCCACGAACACTTGTTTCTCTGTCAGAGGAACCTTTACAACAAGCAGAGAAACTAATAGATACTCTTGAAGATCATGTAGACGTTGTGCGAGTTTATGATAATATTGAACATTACCCAAGTACCACATGCAAGCTGTTTGGTTCTACATGACCAGATTGCCTTGGTGAAGGCCAGCTGTCAATGAATGAAAGATGTCTGTTTTTAATTAGTCTCTAGGCCTTCTTGGGGTCAGTTGAAAAGTTCTCTTCACGACAAGTTTTTTGTCCTTGTCTGAGAAGACTGTAGGCCTCATTTTACCTACATGGTCTCCTCACATAACCCCAAGGAATACAATGTTAGCCTTTTCCAGGCATTCAGATGGTGGAGTCTGGGTAAGAAATAAAGCGAACCAAAAAGGGGAGAGGCTAGATGAAGGTGAAAACAGGACTGCCATGAAGCACCAGGGATTTAGGACATTTTAATGCCTTTAAATGAAATAGCCTTGACAAAAATTGAAATGGCCAAATGATATGTTATcatcatagttaattgagtggaatggttatgaaacccgtcagactcctttgttatatgtttttgtggacctgaaagtgcacaacattcaaaagaattcctatcattttgattgtattgaccaataaaaacatTGCAtcaatttattccgtaacaatttgccaacagaaaacaaaggattgtgcactttcagagtgcttccaacataaactgcagcactgttgtttttatcattgatgtttgccttttttcataaccagtctcctctaataactatggttaTCATGGCTTAACAAAAACTGGCGTCCGTACAATACATATACctgtttatgcaaaataaaaatgccatgcttattaaaaggaaaaaaattggcttgacTTACATTCACATTTTAGTCGAATtatatttaaatgaaagctCAACCTCGTTCCCTGGGTTCTCTCTGACCCGCCCTACTGAGCACTCGGTAGGGCAGGTAGGacagaaccctgggaacaaggtggATGAAAGCTTGCTACATTAACTGACAATGGATACTTATAACAACCCAATGGTTTGTGTTGGATGCAATATATTCAAAATTAAGATACCCATGTAACATATGTCCAATTGGGCGTGAGTTTTTTCATCCAATATCTAGACACTGAGAAGtgggttgaaaaaaaaaggcaccCATGATTTCTTCTAGTGTCTGGACATCAGATGAAACACTTTGTTAAGCATTTGAAATCACTTTTCAAGATGCTCAAGAAATAAAACTCAGTCAATCAACCAACAAGTTACCCAAACCAACTCAACTCTTCAACTCCAGATgccatttttttaaactcaCTGATCTGTAACCCGAAGTTGATTGATGTTGGTGGCCATAAAGGTAGGTCACTCACTATTTCATTTTTGCCCAGCCACCAGTGTATCAATTCGGGGTTTACtccggtgtaagaacctgtgaactttttctttgttttgcaccTTTTCTTTTCCTAGGTTCTGTTGTGTTgacctctttgttttcttttgttttatgtcaCCCGTgagtttaacaggttcttacacagAGGATGAGCCCCAGCTTGAACTTAATGAGAAGGCAAAATTTTTTGGGTAACAGTGAGGCAATTTCCTTATCTCCTCTATGGCAGTGAtcttttttgtttcctcttcATAAATTATCAATGACTTGAGATGAGTGTTAAGCTCAACaggacaataattattattgtaatctCTTCAACTATTGCCCAATGAAGTCATTTTACTATAACTACAAGATTCCTTCGATCTGTCATTTCTTGTGGAAATTAgggctattgtttttttttttttaacctcagCCCCTGAAAAGTTCAAATAAAATGgcaaaaactaaataaatactTGTAATTGTAGTCAAATGATGTCATTGAACCTActggactttttaaaaattaaatttgcctGTGGTCATCCAAGTCAAGTTAAAatgtagcctgtgaacaggctcttctgtttggggaaaaacaGTAACCAAAGGCCCCTTCACAGGCTAGTGAAAATGTAGCCATTTTCAGGGCAGAGGGAATATCATCATTTCTAAGTTATTCCATGGGTTTTGGTCCAATCCTGGGGGTCAAGCACATTGAATGAGCTAACGCTGCATAATGTTAGGAAGTACAGTGTTTGTAAGGATTAACAAAAAGAAACCATCTTTCAGTTTGAATTATGATTTATTTCAGATATGCCTTGAGAAAGGGGTTGCTCTAAGATCTAGGTCTGGTCACTTCCACTCTGTTATCTTGGACCACTTATATTCAATCTACTAACACCCAGTactaataggctgatttagcaacagaacgggaacttCATTTGATGACGGCAAAGTGCGCAAAAAGGACTTCACTCTACTTCCAGTGCCCAGTTTACCGCtcagccattggtcaagccagttgtttgattggCGCGCGCCGTTGTCAACTGatgttcccgttctgttgctaataAAGCCTAATAAATCAAACTAGTGCACTCATTTGTTAAAATAGATACAAAAAGCAATAGAAACTTGGTGGAAAACTTGTGCACTGTGCAGCTTCTGATTTTATAGCATTACCATATTTTGGACCTCAGAATATGAAATCAAGTTGTTAATTATTTAGAAAACAACTTGAGGTCTAAAATGTTTCTGCATTCTGTTAGCCTTAACTGAGATGTCCACATTTCTTTTTGCTTGCTGAACATTCCGTAACCTGACATCTTTAACTTTCTGTCGTGCAGCACTTGCAATGGTGCCATGCCAACCTAGGGCTTTATAATCAGCCATGATACTTTGAATCACCTTGGAATGATGACTTCTCTCTGGAGGCAAATTCTGCTTGTAGATGTGACGCATATTGCGATGGCCAATTTTGGCCCCTGATGGCAGACACAGCTCCAGTGTTTGCTCATTGACTGCTAAGGTGCTATCTCTTCCTTGAATTTCATCGCCCTCATTCTCTTCATCAGGATTATAATCAGGGTAGCTACTGCTAAAATCATAGAAATCAGCATATTCCAAAACTGCATCTCCTT
The sequence above is a segment of the Porites lutea chromosome 3, jaPorLute2.1, whole genome shotgun sequence genome. Coding sequences within it:
- the LOC140929385 gene encoding probable transcriptional regulatory protein TTE1135, which translates into the protein MAATFARKTCSLVTCFPARFSECFCPCTLLNVSRMHLRYKGHSKWQNIKFKKAHIDFARSKEFGKLSMEIITAVRESGPDVKFNSRLEGLIEKARTISMPKEKIENAIKSGTGTKDNPYEASLLEIKGPGGCGLLVQILTSNKVKTKNEMNTILRKNGGIFKDGGSVTFQYDYKGVISVEDFLYTEDKQNLSEYPDDDSVEKAEEVAIESGAENLFFCESENDTKIIKFICAIEDTKKVHDDLSEKFPKKILSSELEYIPRTLVSLSEEPLQQAEKLIDTLEDHVDVVRVYDNIEHYPSTTCKLFGST